CCGGGAGGTTGATGTCCAGCTTGCCGGCCAAGAACCTCTCCACCCGGCAGATCCTCATCTCCGACGCGGCGGCGCGGCTCCTGACCGGCCGCCGCGAGGAGCCGCTGAAGGCTCTGGAGAGGGCGTTCGACGTGGAGATCGTCGCCCGCGGGAACGAGCTGGCGGTCTCGGGCTCGCCCGAGTCGACGGAGCAGGTCCGCGAGCTGGTGGAAGAGCTGGTGGAGCTCCAGTCCCAGGGAAAGGAGCTGTCGGGACAGGACCTCCAGGTGGCCATCGACCTCGCCCGCCGCGGGCAGGTGAAGCGGCTGGGGGAGATGGCCCAGGACGTCCTCCTGACCACCCCGCGCGGGCGGCAGGTCCGCCCCAAGACGCTGGGCCAGCGCCGCTACGTCGAGGCCATCCGCCACAACGACATCGTCTTCGGCATCGGCCCGGCCGGCACGGGAAAGACCTACCTGGCCGTGGCCATGGCGGTGGCGGCGCTGCGCGAGCGCGAGTTCGCGCGGCTGGTCCTGACGCGGCCGGCGGTGGAGGCCGGGGAGAAGCTGGGCTTCCTGCCCGGTGACCTCCAGGAGAAGGTCAACCCCTACCTGCGGCCGCTCCACGACGCGCTGTGGGACATGCTGGGCGTCGACACCTTCGAGCGCTACGTCTCCCGCGGCGCCATCGAGGTGGCGCCCCTGGCCTACATGCGCGGGCGGACGCTGGACGACTCCTTCGTCATCCTGGACGAGGCGCAGAACACGACGCCGGAGCAGATGAAGATGTTCCTCACCCGCCTGGGTTTCGGCTCCAAGGCGGTGATCACGGGCGACGTCACCCAGGTCGACCTGCCCCGCGACCAGTACTCGGGACTCCAGGTGGTGCGCGGCATCCTCCAGGGCATCGAGGGGATCGCCTTCGTCTACCTCCAGGAGACCGACGTGGTCCGCCACCCGCTGGTCCAGAAGGTGATCCAGGCCTACGAGCGCTACGAGGAGGCCGAGCGCTCCCGGGACGCCAGGAAGTAGGGAGAGAGCGTTGCCACCTGCCGGGGAGAGCGGGCCGCAAAGCGCGGGGCGGGCGGGCAAGGCCTTCCGCCGCCTGGCGGCGCGCCTCCTTCCCGGTCGCGCCGGCCAGCGCCTTCTCCTGGCGGGGGGCCTCTGGCTGGTGCTGGCCGCCGTCCTGGCCGCCTCCAGCTGGCCCCAGAGCCTCGTCCTGCGCGCCGGGGAGGTGGCGCCCTTCACCCTGAAGGCGCCGCACGACTTCGTCGATGTCCAGGCCACCGAGAAGCTCCGCCAGGAAGCGGCCTCCCGCGTGGCCCCGGTGATGCGCCGCGACCCGGCGGTGGCCGCGCGCGTGCTCGACCGGCTGCGGAGCGACTTCCAGACCGTCCGCCAGGTGCGCGCCCAGCCGCTGCCGCTGGACCGGAAGGAGACGCTCCTCGAGAGCGAGCTGGGCCTCTCCACCAGCGCCCAGGCGCTCCAGGAGATCCTCACCGCCAGCGACCGGACGGTCGACGCGGTCGAGCAGATGCTGGAGCAGGCGGTCTCCCGCGAGCTGGACCAGCAGATCACCCAGTCCAACCTGGGCGCCTACCGGAGCGACCTGCGCCTGACGGCGGCGCAGATGGACTTCACCGCCGGGCTCCGCCAGTTCATGGCCGATCTGGGCGCCGCCCGCCTGGAGCCCAACACCTTCGTCGACGAGGCGCGGACCCGACAGGCCGTGCAGGCGGCCCGCCAGGCCGTGCCGGACCAGATGATCCTGCGCGGCGAGGTGATCGTCCGCGAGGGTGAGCGGGTGACGCCCGAGCAGGTGACGCTCCTCCGCGAGGCGGGGCTGCTGCGCGCGGTCAGCCCGCTGGACCGGCTGGAGGTGGCGGGCGGCGCCGCGCTCTGGGCGGCGCTGGTGGTGGCGCTTTTGGGGTACTTCCTGGCCCGCTTCTGGCCGGGCGTCTGGCGGCGGCTCGAGCGGCTGGCCCTTCTGGCGCTGATCCTGGCCGGGGCGGTGGCGCTCGCGCTCCTTCTTCGCCCCGT
This Bacillota bacterium DNA region includes the following protein-coding sequences:
- a CDS encoding PhoH family protein, which encodes MSSLPAKNLSTRQILISDAAARLLTGRREEPLKALERAFDVEIVARGNELAVSGSPESTEQVRELVEELVELQSQGKELSGQDLQVAIDLARRGQVKRLGEMAQDVLLTTPRGRQVRPKTLGQRRYVEAIRHNDIVFGIGPAGTGKTYLAVAMAVAALREREFARLVLTRPAVEAGEKLGFLPGDLQEKVNPYLRPLHDALWDMLGVDTFERYVSRGAIEVAPLAYMRGRTLDDSFVILDEAQNTTPEQMKMFLTRLGFGSKAVITGDVTQVDLPRDQYSGLQVVRGILQGIEGIAFVYLQETDVVRHPLVQKVIQAYERYEEAERSRDARK